Below is a window of Mucilaginibacter ginkgonis DNA.
CTTCATCAGCGGGCAGGATTATCCTATCAAATCCGGCAAGTATATGCTCGAGTTTTTCAAAAAGAACAAAGGCAAACAGTTTATAGAATATGCCAGTATAGAAGACCAGTGGATAGAAGCCTTGCCACGGATCACTAACTATCATTTTGCCAACTTTACATTCAGGGGGCGGTACAGGTTAGAAAAGATTATTAACTTCTTTTTACCCAAACGCGAACTGCCCGATAACCTGAAACCATATGGCAAATCAATGTTCTGGATGCTAACGATGGATTGCGCGTTATATGTGGTCGATTTCTTCCGCGAGCATAAAGAATTGGCGCGTTTCTTTTTGTTTACGTGGGGCAGCGACGAATTTGCCTTCCAGACCGTGCTGATGAATTCACACTATAAGGATAGTGTTGTAAACAATGATTTTCGGTACATAGACTGGAGCCAGGGCGGCGCCCACCCAAAAATTTTGACAGAAGCAGATCTGCCAAAAATAAAAGCCAGTAACGACCTTTTTGCCCGCAAGTTTGACGAGAACATGAGCGACGAGTTTATGGACACACTCGACAGTCTTAACTAATCTGTATGGCTTATTTTTTAGATATCGCCACCTTTAGCGACGACAGAGGCCG
It encodes the following:
- a CDS encoding beta-1,6-N-acetylglucosaminyltransferase yields the protein MKVAHLILTYTNPKLTERLIKRLNQPEFTFYVHVDKKLSIEPYLYLRKYTNVFLIHNREDVRWAGFNTIKATFKCIQEIAATEVKYDYINFISGQDYPIKSGKYMLEFFKKNKGKQFIEYASIEDQWIEALPRITNYHFANFTFRGRYRLEKIINFFLPKRELPDNLKPYGKSMFWMLTMDCALYVVDFFREHKELARFFLFTWGSDEFAFQTVLMNSHYKDSVVNNDFRYIDWSQGGAHPKILTEADLPKIKASNDLFARKFDENMSDEFMDTLDSLN